A stretch of the Ostrea edulis chromosome 9, xbOstEdul1.1, whole genome shotgun sequence genome encodes the following:
- the LOC125658097 gene encoding uncharacterized protein LOC125658097 has translation MMTETKTPDTARSFTITYTPRVSKTGGILAQLCMRCGGYSASNHDYCIQCVENLKKTCCHNRNYDIKRKPEKRRENRKDDKKDHKSRFCIGCKMSDVGTAGTLCLICVAKRREKERQKNIHRQDYRDGNFGTGDLIKSYSAPPKNDSWKKDWRCNVCLQRVRPEKKPTCYGCEIKQMLLARKQNVDEMQRELYRYRHEAVGVKDEFVSFEPQDGDNAKWEISFQARKKSLEEIKKSVGQMSPSRRQDADTQREVKQYIDELITICQNHYESKIQKSSENQKSVVDESDQNSVTDESDPK, from the exons ATGATGACGGAAACGAAAACCCCGGATACGGCCAGAAGCTTTACGATTACATATACCCCTCGAGTGTCAAAAACTGGAGGGATTCTGG CTCAACTGTGCATGAGATGTGGAGGATACAGCGCCTCTAATCACGACTACTGCATTCAGTGTGTGGAGAATCTTAAAAAGACATGTTGTCATAAT AGAAATTATGACATAAAACGGAAGCcggaaaaaagaagagaaaacaGAAAAGATGACAAGAAAGACCACAAAA GCAGATTCTGTATTGGGTGCAAAATGTCTGACGTCGGGACAGCCGGAACTCTCTGTTTAATCTGTGTGGCCAAGAGAAGAGAGAAAGAAAGGCAGAAGAACATACACCGACAGGACTACAGGGACGGCAAT TTTGGGACTGGAGACCTCATCAAATCCTACTCAGCGCCTCCCAAAAACGATTCATGGAAAAAAG ACTGGCGCTGTAATGTGTGCCTACAGCGGGTACGACCTGAGAAAAAACCCACCTGTTATGGCTGCGAAATTAAGCAGATGTTGCTGGCCAGGAAACAG AATGTAGATGAAATGCAAAGAGAACTTTACCGTTATAGACACGAGGCTGTTGGTGTCAAGGATGAATTTGTCTCCTTCGAACCACAGGATGGCGACAACGCTAAATGG gaaatttcattccaAGCCAGAAAAAAGTCcttggaggaaataaagaaatcCGTTGGTCAAATGTCTCCCTCCAGACGACAAGACGCTGACACCCAGAGAGAGGTCAAACAATACATCGATGAACTGATTACCATTTGCCAAAATCAC TATGAGAGCAAAATACAAAAGTCCTCAGAAAATCAGAAGTCAGTAGTGGATGAATCGGATCAGAATTCAGTAACGGATGAATCGGATCCAAAATAG